One genomic window of Thalassolituus hydrocarboniclasticus includes the following:
- a CDS encoding O-antigen ligase family protein — translation MGYNISFLAIFPGFLIYNFLIFKYGFYPYLGGYFTLVTAALSPLLVLGFKLNRFDCLFVFTMLFFLSVSVIHYMLSESGVAQVELLVWTVVYLFNVLYLFFLFKKAYVFYVHIWPVLLYLVFYSLMIFFNLEGTYHFNPRSMSKDVSTYLIFAFLYIVPVFIVFSYLLSKNKMLLLCLFFFVSMSSIFLIGSRSVLIFYVVSSLITYIYFKGAFTKEFVFVCVVALLLSMLYLMFDIELNNRIMRISASDESVSNRYEYIVFALNEIIESPIWGNYGAYLSEFGSVSAYPHNFILVWLNNGLIGLVLYLWLLLLPALAFLGKRKRFLRIAECSPYFYFIYVLSFLLYIFLLMKVLVSDQYLTLYLGVSSGVFSLFYSVYKSERVSV, via the coding sequence ATGGGTTATAATATATCCTTCTTGGCTATATTTCCTGGTTTTCTTATCTATAATTTTTTGATCTTTAAATATGGTTTTTACCCATATCTGGGGGGCTATTTTACTCTTGTAACAGCTGCCTTATCCCCTTTGCTGGTGCTTGGATTTAAACTCAATAGATTTGATTGTTTGTTTGTATTTACAATGCTATTCTTTTTGTCTGTTTCGGTAATACATTATATGTTATCCGAAAGTGGTGTGGCTCAGGTTGAATTGCTAGTTTGGACTGTTGTCTATTTGTTTAATGTTCTGTATCTATTCTTTCTTTTTAAGAAGGCTTATGTGTTCTATGTTCACATATGGCCTGTTTTGCTTTATCTTGTATTTTATTCACTAATGATTTTTTTCAATTTAGAAGGTACTTATCATTTCAATCCAAGAAGCATGAGCAAAGATGTAAGTACTTATCTGATATTTGCTTTTCTTTATATTGTTCCTGTGTTTATTGTTTTTTCTTATCTGTTATCAAAGAATAAAATGCTACTCCTTTGTTTATTTTTCTTTGTTTCCATGAGTTCTATTTTTTTGATTGGTTCTAGATCGGTTTTAATATTTTATGTGGTTTCCTCATTGATTACTTATATTTATTTTAAGGGAGCTTTTACAAAAGAGTTCGTTTTTGTTTGTGTTGTCGCACTATTGCTCAGCATGCTTTACTTAATGTTTGATATTGAATTGAATAATAGAATTATGAGGATTTCAGCAAGTGATGAAAGCGTTTCTAATCGATATGAATATATTGTGTTCGCTTTAAATGAGATAATTGAATCTCCTATTTGGGGCAACTATGGGGCATATTTATCTGAATTTGGAAGTGTATCGGCCTACCCTCATAATTTCATATTAGTGTGGTTGAATAATGGTTTGATAGGTCTTGTGTTATATCTTTGGCTATTGTTATTGCCTGCTTTGGCTTTTTTAGGCAAGAGAAAGCGCTTCTTACGAATTGCTGAATGTTCACCATATTTTTATTTCATTTATGTACTGTCATTCTTGCTTTACATATTTCTTCTAATGAAAGTTTTAGTATCTGACCAATATTTGACGCTCTATCTTGGGGTTTCAAGTGGTGTTTTCTCATTATTTTATTCTGTCTACAAGAGTGAGCGTGTAAGTGTCTAG
- a CDS encoding polysaccharide deacetylase family protein, with protein sequence MLIVSIPDYCQSQITYSLNVLLKYFLGLDFIISDKVSSCIEIRCQSSIKVLSIDVSFFSGAVDNWLKSDSLPLLPLRSWKPQDDNLRAILVNEELPILYGKGLIVDDGDHVQLGIDIFGSAFFMLSRYEELVVQDRDNHDRFPGTSSLAYKANFLDRPIINEYLEVLWFSMSRLWPALDRKKHTASIRVSCDVDDPFDSLVNKPLGLFKTALMDVIKRKDIILAFKRVLNAIIAPLKIYKLDPYNTFDWYMDACERNGLKATFYFIVNHSAGKIDGEYSIQEQRIQQLIKRIISRGHNVGVHGSYNTYRDGGMIAYEKRQFDKFVIACNKYAKPIGIRQHYLRVDYSVTQDYFERAGYSYDTTGGYADVPGFRFGVCYSFPMWSWLEGRQINLIQRPLIVMEVAAFSLYPPSEVLYKLNILKANCYKFNGDFSLLWHNSQFFLGRKKMFNFIIS encoded by the coding sequence ATGTTAATAGTCAGTATTCCGGATTATTGTCAGAGTCAGATTACTTATTCATTGAATGTTTTACTGAAATATTTTCTTGGATTGGATTTTATTATCTCCGATAAGGTGTCCAGCTGCATTGAAATACGCTGTCAAAGCTCAATCAAAGTACTCAGCATTGATGTCAGCTTTTTTAGTGGGGCGGTTGATAACTGGCTGAAGTCAGATTCACTACCATTGCTGCCTTTGCGAAGCTGGAAACCCCAGGATGATAATCTTCGTGCAATACTTGTGAATGAAGAGCTTCCCATTCTTTATGGAAAAGGATTGATTGTTGATGATGGAGATCACGTCCAACTCGGGATTGATATTTTCGGCAGTGCCTTTTTTATGTTATCACGCTATGAGGAATTGGTAGTACAGGATCGGGACAATCATGATCGTTTTCCTGGTACTTCTTCTTTAGCTTATAAGGCTAACTTTCTGGATCGGCCCATTATTAATGAATATTTAGAAGTCTTATGGTTCTCTATGTCCAGGCTTTGGCCTGCTCTTGATAGAAAAAAGCATACAGCATCAATAAGAGTGAGCTGTGATGTCGATGATCCGTTTGATTCTCTGGTAAATAAGCCCTTGGGTCTTTTTAAAACAGCCCTTATGGACGTAATTAAAAGAAAGGATATTATTCTCGCTTTTAAAAGGGTTCTCAATGCTATAATCGCCCCTTTAAAAATATACAAGCTTGACCCATACAATACATTCGATTGGTATATGGATGCCTGTGAGCGTAATGGTTTGAAAGCTACTTTTTACTTTATAGTTAATCATAGTGCAGGAAAAATTGATGGTGAATATAGTATACAGGAACAAAGAATTCAGCAGCTTATAAAACGTATTATTTCCAGGGGGCACAATGTTGGTGTGCATGGCAGTTATAATACATATCGTGATGGTGGAATGATTGCATATGAAAAAAGACAATTTGATAAATTTGTAATTGCTTGTAATAAGTATGCAAAACCAATTGGCATTCGTCAGCATTATTTAAGAGTAGATTACTCTGTTACTCAGGACTACTTTGAACGTGCTGGCTATAGCTACGATACAACAGGCGGCTATGCAGATGTTCCCGGTTTCAGGTTTGGCGTTTGCTACAGCTTTCCAATGTGGAGCTGGCTTGAAGGTCGTCAAATAAATTTGATTCAACGGCCACTAATTGTCATGGAAGTGGCTGCTTTTTCTTTATATCCTCCGAGTGAGGTTTTATATAAATTAAATATTCTTAAAGCGAATTGCTACAAGTTTAATGGGGACTTCTCCTTGCTTTGGCATAATAGCCAGTTCTTTCTGGGTAGAAAAAAAATGTTCAATTTTATAATCTCTTGA
- a CDS encoding AAC(3) family N-acetyltransferase, with translation MLVIFFKKLKGYCTTIPSQITGRVASYLHEKLHTSKNRKVPSDISVEGILHFLERAEVKQGDVLFVHSSWGNLNSGKFDAQELINSLLSYLGSDGTLAMPAIPNIPHVNGALFKLKRTPSAAGLLTEVFRRYPDVKRSINLNHSVCALGPQADFLTKDHHHSETSWDDMSPYYKLGQFENAWIIGLGVGHRLKVATSLHCVESKLWKNNAYFNKLFKKQICYNYVDELGNEGQHCYRQRFGQIYTPKIAKYFSKDELREETVDGLEVYAVRAKVLIERSVALGVQGKTMYVWPIPWPWLFK, from the coding sequence ATGTTGGTGATTTTTTTTAAAAAACTTAAGGGATATTGTACAACAATACCCAGTCAAATCACTGGCAGGGTCGCTAGTTATCTGCACGAGAAACTCCATACTTCCAAGAACAGGAAGGTTCCATCTGATATTTCAGTTGAAGGCATTCTGCACTTTCTAGAGCGGGCAGAAGTAAAGCAGGGTGACGTATTATTTGTGCATTCATCCTGGGGCAATCTGAACAGTGGTAAGTTTGATGCACAGGAGCTGATAAACTCTTTACTTTCCTATTTGGGAAGTGATGGTACTCTTGCTATGCCGGCAATCCCAAATATACCCCATGTAAATGGGGCTTTATTTAAGTTAAAACGCACACCTTCAGCTGCGGGTTTACTTACAGAAGTCTTTCGGCGTTACCCGGATGTTAAGCGTAGTATTAATCTCAATCATTCGGTATGTGCGCTTGGACCACAGGCAGATTTTCTTACGAAAGATCACCACCATTCAGAAACTTCTTGGGATGATATGTCACCCTACTATAAGTTAGGACAGTTTGAAAATGCCTGGATTATCGGATTAGGGGTTGGCCATCGGCTGAAAGTTGCCACGTCGTTACATTGTGTGGAAAGTAAGTTGTGGAAAAATAACGCTTATTTCAATAAGTTATTTAAAAAACAAATTTGTTACAATTACGTAGATGAGCTGGGCAATGAGGGCCAGCATTGTTATCGACAACGTTTCGGGCAAATTTATACACCTAAAATTGCTAAATATTTCAGTAAAGATGAACTGCGAGAGGAAACTGTCGATGGACTTGAGGTGTATGCAGTTAGAGCAAAAGTTCTTATTGAGCGTTCTGTTGCGCTAGGTGTACAGGGGAAGACGATGTATGTTTGGCCAATTCCTTGGCCATGGCTATTTAAATAA
- a CDS encoding acyl carrier protein: MSLTEKVCAIVAGVLKTEANTLDSHSGLGVTPKWDSLNHTKLVLELEEVFDIEFDFSELDKIITVEAIVSSLEGKGVCS; the protein is encoded by the coding sequence ATGAGTTTGACAGAAAAAGTATGTGCAATTGTTGCTGGTGTACTGAAAACCGAAGCCAATACACTCGATAGCCATTCAGGGCTCGGCGTAACACCAAAATGGGATTCCCTGAATCATACTAAACTGGTTTTAGAGCTTGAGGAGGTTTTCGATATTGAATTTGATTTCAGCGAACTTGATAAGATTATTACAGTAGAGGCTATAGTTTCTTCGTTGGAGGGTAAAGGGGTGTGCAGTTAA
- a CDS encoding AMP-binding protein — protein sequence MFNAILDGSQYKSLEVFDGESTVGNKLIEKYSSRLISIAEDFFEKNQQPGICILMERSADYIALILSAWHAGFYVVPLNTSWPVEKNLDIIKRIKPAVVLVDDGFDSALVQDVNFVTKEALLETPHDPKVCKRSLKPCDIAYIIFTSGSTGEPKGVVISASSFRSYMDWTKRHFNEYKNSKKLLLTSELTFDITMGDIAFALAFGTHIGVARYNTNIPSVLAMIMQHQIDVLYSVPTTHLALSAFAKKKRGADLSSLKLILSGGDRFPWQLVDDYKKLTNGAHFYNVYGPTEVTINCFSIRLDDKNYLSDSGAPVPIGYCFDSLDYLLLDENGDQAKEGELCITGPQIMMGYHNDSELTKKALTTDPRLSSVNRLVYRTGDLAYSEEGIVYLKGRIDGLVKIRGYRIHPDEISKALDACPGVVASAAVAYGAQSEAALAVFLQLEKDCDLLAPQVEAFLRSKVPEYMIPDRIVFIDEFPLNQSGKIDKKVLTTRLI from the coding sequence ATGTTTAATGCGATTCTGGATGGAAGTCAATATAAAAGTCTTGAAGTCTTCGATGGTGAATCCACTGTTGGAAACAAGCTAATTGAAAAATATTCTTCTCGATTGATAAGTATTGCAGAAGATTTTTTTGAAAAAAATCAGCAGCCGGGTATCTGTATTTTGATGGAACGGAGTGCTGATTATATAGCTTTGATATTATCTGCTTGGCATGCCGGGTTTTATGTGGTTCCTTTAAACACCTCTTGGCCAGTCGAAAAGAATCTTGATATTATAAAACGAATAAAGCCCGCTGTTGTTCTGGTGGATGATGGTTTTGATTCTGCTCTTGTTCAGGATGTTAACTTTGTTACTAAGGAGGCTCTATTAGAGACCCCTCATGATCCTAAAGTATGTAAGCGTTCTTTAAAACCTTGTGATATTGCATATATTATTTTTACTTCAGGTTCTACGGGTGAGCCGAAAGGGGTTGTAATATCTGCATCTTCTTTTCGCTCCTATATGGATTGGACAAAACGCCATTTTAATGAATATAAGAATTCAAAGAAACTATTGCTGACATCAGAGCTGACCTTCGATATTACGATGGGAGATATTGCATTTGCTCTGGCCTTTGGAACGCATATTGGTGTTGCGAGATATAATACCAATATTCCTAGTGTGCTAGCTATGATCATGCAGCATCAAATTGATGTTTTGTACTCAGTGCCAACAACGCATTTGGCACTGAGTGCATTTGCGAAGAAGAAGCGCGGCGCAGATCTTTCATCCCTGAAGCTCATTCTGTCTGGTGGTGACCGATTCCCCTGGCAACTTGTTGATGACTATAAAAAGCTAACCAATGGCGCTCATTTCTACAATGTATATGGGCCTACAGAGGTAACAATTAACTGTTTTTCCATTCGTCTTGATGATAAGAATTATCTATCAGATTCTGGAGCCCCCGTTCCCATCGGTTATTGCTTTGATTCGTTGGATTATCTATTGCTAGATGAAAATGGAGATCAAGCAAAGGAAGGAGAACTTTGTATTACGGGCCCGCAAATTATGATGGGTTATCACAACGATTCTGAATTAACGAAGAAAGCTCTTACAACGGACCCGAGACTAAGCAGTGTAAACAGATTGGTATACAGGACTGGAGATCTGGCTTACAGTGAAGAAGGTATAGTTTATCTTAAGGGTAGAATAGACGGACTGGTAAAAATAAGGGGTTACCGTATTCACCCTGACGAGATATCTAAAGCTCTTGACGCCTGTCCTGGAGTCGTTGCTTCAGCTGCAGTAGCTTATGGCGCACAATCTGAAGCTGCCCTTGCTGTATTTCTACAGCTGGAAAAAGACTGTGATCTTCTGGCTCCTCAAGTAGAAGCATTTCTCAGAAGTAAAGTACCGGAATACATGATTCCTGATAGAATTGTTTTTATAGATGAGTTCCCGCTGAATCAAAGTGGTAAAATTGACAAGAAAGTACTGACTACGAGATTGATATGA
- a CDS encoding GNAT family N-acetyltransferase, producing the protein MKNIIRRVFFLLGECLFVRSLNAAEPWSDGGITYGFATKSDYKRIRELYWTLSGSDFSRSQKCMLRLYINKQIVVAKMGAEVLGFNYYYRNLEDKKKQMIHEGYIGVLSSYNGKGVATSMRKYAHAYFRSEGLKGVSSRISEANMASLNSARKLGFKVIEKYFDAGMNECRYYLICTFNESDS; encoded by the coding sequence TTGAAAAATATTATTCGCCGAGTATTTTTCTTGCTGGGTGAGTGCCTGTTTGTACGTAGTTTGAATGCAGCTGAACCATGGTCTGATGGCGGAATTACATATGGTTTTGCGACAAAATCAGACTATAAACGTATAAGAGAACTCTATTGGACATTAAGCGGTTCGGACTTCTCAAGGTCCCAGAAATGCATGCTGCGACTGTATATTAATAAGCAAATTGTAGTTGCTAAAATGGGTGCTGAAGTACTGGGGTTTAACTACTATTACAGAAATCTTGAAGACAAGAAAAAGCAAATGATTCACGAAGGTTATATTGGTGTGCTTTCGTCTTATAATGGTAAGGGGGTTGCTACATCAATGCGTAAGTATGCTCATGCCTATTTTAGGAGTGAAGGACTTAAAGGAGTGTCAAGCCGTATCTCAGAAGCTAACATGGCTTCACTTAATTCAGCCAGAAAACTTGGCTTTAAGGTTATTGAAAAGTATTTTGACGCGGGCATGAATGAATGTCGTTACTATCTTATCTGTACATTCAATGAATCAGACAGTTAG
- a CDS encoding asparagine synthase family protein: MLISVHLTCEDWQEKLNGQIKQRGTCFQEIDSLLKVSETDLIISELRKKNGFYALIWEQGDKFYAAVDHIRSIPLFYGQKDSVFFLSDSADWVREQVGNTIIDEVSRDEFLLTGYVTGSETLYPDVKQLQAGEFLTVNKKDNEPVVNLKRYYRFLHTEPSLFDKQALNKGLDNVALSSIDNLIRYANGRQIVIPLSGGYDSRLIATLLKYKNYKNILTFTYGVLGNKESEYSQKVANSLGLKWHFIEYDSDLWSNAWNTEERIQYQKWASGWSSLPHMQDWLAVKILKNSNIVAQDCIFVPGHSGDFVAGSHIPEVAFIRKNLTLVDSCRLTYNFHYSISPSEESKKSPNYWYARIKQNMEYDDFCSSESLADSYEKWDWQERQAKFICNSVRVYEFYGYDWWLPLWDKDFVTFWQEIPLELRKKRLWYIEYVQKKYNSICAETIDNASDTSAVKMLVLSLLKRNQVLLKILKKVRNNVRRRTGLGTNFAIEAVFDREDLKSYASKGYSINGIFASEFIKSLNNGDF, encoded by the coding sequence ATGCTGATTTCGGTACACTTGACCTGTGAAGACTGGCAAGAAAAATTAAATGGTCAAATCAAACAACGCGGAACTTGCTTTCAGGAAATTGATTCTCTTTTGAAAGTATCGGAAACCGACCTAATCATTTCAGAACTCAGGAAAAAGAACGGTTTTTATGCATTGATCTGGGAACAGGGTGATAAGTTCTACGCAGCAGTAGACCATATACGCAGTATTCCGCTGTTTTATGGCCAAAAAGACTCAGTTTTCTTCTTGTCAGATAGTGCAGACTGGGTGCGTGAGCAAGTTGGTAATACAATTATAGATGAGGTTTCTAGGGATGAGTTCCTGCTTACAGGTTATGTTACCGGTAGCGAGACCCTATATCCGGATGTTAAACAATTGCAGGCCGGTGAGTTTTTGACTGTCAATAAAAAAGACAACGAGCCTGTTGTAAATCTAAAGCGTTATTATAGATTTCTTCATACAGAACCATCATTATTTGATAAGCAAGCTCTGAATAAGGGTTTGGATAATGTCGCCTTATCTTCTATTGATAATTTAATCCGTTATGCTAATGGCCGCCAAATTGTCATTCCTTTGAGTGGCGGATATGATTCGCGCTTAATTGCAACATTGCTAAAATACAAAAACTATAAGAATATATTAACGTTTACTTATGGGGTTTTAGGAAATAAAGAATCTGAATACAGCCAAAAAGTTGCTAACTCGTTAGGATTGAAATGGCATTTTATAGAGTATGACAGTGATTTATGGAGCAACGCTTGGAATACAGAAGAAAGGATTCAATATCAAAAGTGGGCCAGTGGTTGGAGCAGTCTTCCGCATATGCAAGACTGGTTGGCAGTCAAAATACTGAAGAATAGTAATATTGTCGCGCAAGATTGTATTTTTGTTCCAGGCCATTCTGGAGACTTCGTCGCTGGTAGTCATATCCCAGAAGTCGCTTTTATAAGAAAAAATCTTACTTTAGTCGATTCGTGTCGCTTAACCTACAACTTTCATTATTCAATCAGCCCTTCCGAAGAATCCAAGAAAAGTCCAAACTATTGGTACGCGAGGATTAAACAGAATATGGAATACGATGATTTTTGTTCCAGTGAGAGCCTTGCTGATAGCTATGAAAAGTGGGATTGGCAGGAAAGACAAGCAAAATTCATATGTAATTCGGTGAGAGTATACGAATTTTATGGTTATGACTGGTGGCTACCATTGTGGGATAAGGACTTTGTAACATTTTGGCAAGAGATACCATTGGAGCTGCGGAAGAAAAGACTGTGGTATATTGAGTATGTTCAGAAAAAGTACAATTCAATTTGTGCTGAAACCATAGATAATGCATCAGACACCTCCGCTGTTAAAATGTTGGTTTTATCACTTCTGAAAAGGAATCAAGTGCTATTAAAGATTCTAAAAAAAGTCAGAAATAATGTAAGAAGACGCACCGGATTAGGTACCAATTTTGCAATTGAAGCAGTGTTTGATAGGGAAGATTTAAAATCTTATGCTTCAAAGGGTTATTCGATTAATGGTATTTTTGCCAGTGAGTTTATTAAATCCTTGAATAATGGTGATTTTTAA
- a CDS encoding lipopolysaccharide biosynthesis protein gives MIKKLLPKSTFARAVSVLVGGTAGAQALMILASPLLTRLYNPDDFGVLAVYSGLLALFAVVASLRYEIAIPLPESDIDAANLVMLSLLVVLFMTSISAVIVLAYGKDIALALDTPQLADYFWLLPLGVLLTGFYNIFSFWSVRTKKFGNIATTRISQTIITLAVQIMGHRFGGGVLIFGQVGGLGVASISLGYSSFMQGIFTKCSWSGVICVAKRYRQFPIFSTWSGLFNTAGTQLPPLMFAAFFNTGAAGLYALAHRVLAMPMAIVGDAIGKVFFSNAADAHRDGKLGSLVENVHLKLSEIAMPIALLLIIAAPDLFVFIFGSDWRVAGEFARYMAPWLYMVFVTSPLSTLFSVFERERLGMLFQGGLFVARLLSIFLGAYWLQALMPTIILFSTVSAIFWLAFLGWVSFVSGCGIISTMKRTVKVAGKSSYCVVPFLMLRIINPEEGSWFYYALFATSSLLALYYFLLFRKAYTRC, from the coding sequence ATGATTAAAAAATTATTACCAAAAAGCACATTTGCTCGTGCTGTTAGTGTGTTAGTGGGAGGAACTGCTGGTGCGCAGGCCTTGATGATACTTGCTTCACCTTTGCTTACCCGTTTATATAACCCTGATGATTTTGGTGTTTTAGCTGTCTACAGCGGTCTTCTCGCACTTTTTGCAGTTGTTGCCAGCCTTCGCTATGAGATTGCTATACCGTTACCCGAAAGTGACATCGATGCTGCTAACTTGGTGATGCTTAGTTTGCTTGTTGTTCTGTTTATGACTAGCATTTCAGCTGTTATCGTGCTTGCTTATGGCAAAGATATAGCCTTGGCTTTAGATACCCCGCAGTTGGCTGACTATTTCTGGTTGTTACCGCTCGGTGTTTTACTGACTGGCTTCTATAATATTTTTAGTTTTTGGTCTGTCCGAACGAAAAAGTTTGGGAATATTGCAACTACTCGTATAAGCCAGACAATAATAACTCTTGCAGTCCAGATTATGGGTCATAGATTTGGTGGCGGGGTTCTTATCTTTGGTCAAGTTGGAGGTTTGGGGGTTGCAAGCATATCTCTGGGATATTCTTCATTTATGCAGGGGATATTTACTAAGTGTTCCTGGTCTGGTGTTATTTGTGTTGCAAAGCGCTACCGACAGTTCCCGATATTTTCAACATGGTCAGGTTTGTTTAACACTGCAGGGACTCAATTACCTCCTTTAATGTTTGCGGCTTTTTTCAATACTGGTGCTGCGGGTCTGTATGCTCTTGCTCACCGAGTGCTTGCTATGCCAATGGCAATAGTTGGCGATGCGATCGGGAAAGTTTTTTTCTCAAATGCAGCTGATGCCCATAGAGATGGAAAATTGGGTAGCTTGGTTGAAAACGTACATTTAAAGCTTTCCGAAATAGCTATGCCTATAGCCTTGTTGCTAATAATCGCAGCACCAGATCTCTTTGTCTTTATTTTTGGCAGTGATTGGCGTGTGGCTGGTGAGTTTGCACGCTATATGGCTCCATGGTTGTATATGGTCTTCGTTACTTCACCTTTATCGACCCTTTTTTCAGTATTTGAGCGAGAACGTTTAGGGATGCTATTCCAAGGAGGCTTGTTTGTTGCCCGACTGCTTTCAATTTTTCTTGGTGCATATTGGCTCCAAGCTTTGATGCCAACAATTATTCTTTTTAGCACAGTCAGTGCAATATTTTGGTTGGCTTTTTTAGGATGGGTAAGTTTTGTATCAGGATGCGGGATTATCTCGACCATGAAGCGTACTGTCAAAGTTGCTGGTAAATCTTCTTACTGCGTAGTTCCATTTCTTATGTTGAGAATCATTAATCCAGAAGAAGGTAGTTGGTTCTACTATGCATTATTCGCAACCAGTTCATTACTGGCTTTGTATTACTTCTTATTATTTCGTAAGGCTTATACCCGATGCTGA
- a CDS encoding acyltransferase family protein, with product MYRKDIQGLRAIAVIAVMAFHFNPALLPGGFIGVDVFLVISGFLITHILLSHKARKDYSLKKTLQYFYIGRLKRIVPAYFAMLVVVALLAAVLFLPQDFMTFKQGLEKAVWFNSNSYFAGFGDYFSPASNEQPLLHTWSLAVEIQFYLLAPFLVLMMPIHWLKWVLASLLVCLTALAEYRLRVMGLEQNTYYSLYARLPEFFAGSLAALFSNTKSGIEDAKRPSELGLLFIFIAAITQPLLGAFPGVTALLPVLGGALLLCQPAQGLAGRFLVSRAMVWIGTLSYSLYLWHWPVLAFIRYYTGTEILDWQFSFAFVGSTLALAIASYYWIETPLRQKRSKKQVTGYACLVLLTLGAGGGMQKVNAYFTPEPLPIEYTRSADPERTCHGEIIGDCLWGKSNSDKEVLVIGDSHANMLSHFFETLGEELNFKAKIISGSSCVTIPNFDYQRISEWAQKACLAQIEYSSRLVGNYKNIFLAASWNYHLESNNFKEALDSFLKQYNSKSIYIIGQEPLLTGSPLRSIRFNFIGLPSLVQINNSYLDTNKMLVNMANEHENVTYLDFSMLPIFQSVPVYEDMVIYRDYHHIHSVAAEEYGRQAKEQFKKILND from the coding sequence ATGTATAGAAAAGATATTCAGGGTTTGAGAGCCATTGCTGTAATTGCTGTAATGGCTTTTCATTTTAATCCAGCTTTATTGCCGGGGGGGTTCATCGGAGTCGATGTATTCTTGGTAATATCTGGATTTCTGATAACTCACATTTTGCTTAGCCATAAAGCGAGGAAAGATTACAGCCTGAAGAAAACCCTGCAATATTTTTACATCGGCCGATTAAAGCGTATCGTCCCGGCTTACTTCGCGATGCTTGTCGTTGTAGCACTGTTGGCAGCAGTATTATTTCTACCGCAAGACTTTATGACCTTCAAACAAGGGCTTGAGAAGGCAGTTTGGTTTAACAGCAATAGCTATTTTGCTGGCTTTGGCGACTATTTTTCTCCGGCAAGCAATGAACAGCCATTGCTGCATACCTGGTCATTGGCAGTAGAAATTCAGTTCTATCTACTTGCACCATTTTTAGTTTTGATGATGCCAATTCATTGGTTGAAATGGGTACTTGCAAGTCTTCTGGTGTGCTTAACCGCTTTGGCAGAGTATCGTTTACGCGTAATGGGTCTCGAACAAAATACTTATTACAGTTTATATGCTCGTCTGCCAGAGTTTTTTGCAGGTAGTCTGGCGGCTTTATTTTCAAATACAAAGTCAGGAATTGAGGATGCTAAACGCCCCAGTGAACTCGGATTGTTATTCATTTTTATCGCTGCCATCACTCAGCCTCTTTTAGGGGCTTTCCCAGGTGTAACTGCTTTATTGCCGGTACTTGGGGGAGCGCTATTACTTTGCCAACCAGCACAAGGATTGGCTGGTAGATTTTTAGTTTCAAGAGCCATGGTCTGGATAGGAACTCTATCCTATTCGCTTTACCTGTGGCACTGGCCAGTTTTGGCCTTCATACGCTACTACACGGGTACGGAAATATTAGACTGGCAATTCAGTTTCGCTTTTGTCGGCTCCACTCTAGCACTGGCCATTGCCAGCTATTACTGGATTGAAACGCCATTACGACAGAAACGCAGCAAAAAGCAGGTGACTGGCTATGCCTGTTTAGTGCTGTTAACCCTAGGGGCAGGGGGGGGGATGCAGAAAGTTAACGCTTATTTTACGCCAGAACCGTTACCTATTGAATACACACGCTCTGCAGATCCTGAAAGGACTTGTCATGGTGAGATCATTGGTGATTGCCTATGGGGAAAAAGTAACAGCGATAAAGAAGTACTTGTTATAGGTGACTCGCACGCAAACATGCTTTCACATTTTTTTGAAACTCTGGGAGAAGAGCTAAATTTTAAAGCAAAGATAATAAGTGGGAGCAGCTGTGTAACTATCCCTAATTTTGATTACCAGCGCATCTCTGAGTGGGCACAAAAAGCCTGCTTGGCTCAGATAGAGTATTCATCTAGGCTGGTTGGAAACTACAAGAATATTTTTCTAGCGGCTTCCTGGAATTACCACTTAGAAAGTAACAACTTTAAAGAAGCCTTAGATTCATTTTTGAAGCAATACAACTCTAAAAGTATTTACATAATAGGACAGGAGCCGCTGCTAACCGGCAGTCCATTACGAAGTATACGATTCAATTTTATAGGGCTCCCATCTTTGGTTCAAATAAATAATAGCTATTTAGATACAAATAAGATGCTCGTCAATATGGCAAATGAGCATGAAAACGTAACGTATCTAGATTTTTCGATGCTACCAATATTTCAAAGCGTGCCAGTGTATGAAGATATGGTGATATATAGAGATTATCATCATATACATTCAGTAGCTGCAGAAGAATATGGCCGTCAGGCAAAAGAGCAGTTTAAGAAAATATTAAATGATTAA